In Anaerolineales bacterium, the sequence CAACGCGGCGGCGGCCTCGTTCGACCAGGCCCGACTGATCGGCCTGCCGATGCGCATGCTGCGCTACCAGTTCGGGCCTTTCTTCGCCTACTACCACACCAACCGGCAGGACGACCTGAACCAACTGGTGGACTATGCGCTGGCGATCACGCCCAACTCGGAAGACGTGCTGATCTGGCGCGGCTGGGCGCTGCACAAGGAAGGCAACATCAACGCCGCCATCCAGCAGTTCCGCCTGGCGCAGGAAGCCAATCCCAAGTCGATCTACACCGGTCCGGCACTGACTTCGCTAGGCGCCACCCCTTAAGCCAGCAACCCGCTCAGTTCTTATCGGCACCCGCCAGGAAACCTGCCAGACCGGGCTGATCTGGCTATTAACCCTTTGTAAGAAAGCCGGCTTTGCGCCAGCAGCTTCTTGACTGGCTCTCTGGCGCTTGTTAAAATGGCTATTGGCCTTATTTAGCACTCTCGAACCGAGAGTGCTAAATATTGCGACAAACCATGAAAGAACTAAGCGAACGCCAAAAACTGATCCTGGGTCTGATCGTGCAGGACTATGTGGAAGCCGCCCAGCCGGTGGGTTCCAAACGCCTGGTGGACTATTACGGGCTGGACGTCAGCTCCGCCACCGTGCGCAACGAAATGGCCGAGCTGACCGAGAGCGGCTTTTTGCGCCAGCCTTTCACCTCAGCCGGGCGCGTGCCCACCGAGGAGGGCTTCCGTTTCTTCGTCGGCGAGCTGATGCACCGCCAGGAGCTGCCTGCCTCGATCAAGCACACCATCAGCCACCAGTTCTACCAGGCCCGCCATGAAGTGCAGCAGTGGATGCGCCTGGCTGCTTCTGTGCTGGCCAGCCAATCACGCGCCGCGGCGCTGATCACGCTGCCGCAGTCGCAGCAGGTGCGCTTCAAGCACCTGGAGTTGATCCTTACTTCAGGACGCCAGGTATTGATGATCATGGTGCTGGAGAGCGGGCAAGTGCTGCAGCAGATGCTGGCGCTTAAGGAATCCTTTTCGCAGGAACGCCTGAGCAGCATTGCCGACCAGCTCAACGGCTTGCTGCGCGGCCAGGCTGTGGAAGAAATGACGCCGCCGCCCGAGGAACTGGGCACGCTGGCCGCCGAGGTCTTCCGCCTGGTAGGCACTGAGCTGCTGCGCCTGACCAACGGGCACGCCGGCGAGGTCTACCACGACGGCTGGACCAATGTGCTCTCTGAGCCGGAGTTCAGCGAGGGCGATGCCGCCCAGCGCGCCCTGCGCGTGCTGGAGGAACGGCCGCTGCTGGAGAACCTGCTGACCGAAGTGATGAGCGAAAGCCAGATCGGCGGCGTGCAGGTGCTGATCGGCGGCGAAGGCCGCTGGGAGCAACTGCACGACTTCTCGCTGGTGCTGGCGCGCTACGGCGCTCCGGGCACCGCCAGCGGTTACCTGGGCGTACTGGGGCCGATCCGTATGGCCTACGGCCGCGCCGTCTCGACTGTGGATTATGTAGCCGGGCTGCTCAGCGAAGTGGTCTCTGGTTCAATGACCAGTGGTTCAATGAGCAGCGGCTCGATGACCAGCACCAAATCGAAGGAATAGACATTATGGAAGAAACCCAAGAACAACACCCCGAACAAGCCGGCGAGGAGCAGGCCGAGCTGACTGCGCTGCAGGCGCAGTTGGCCGAGGCCGAAGCGCTGGCGGCCCAGAACCTGGAGGGCTGGCAGCGCGCCCAGGCCGAGTTCGCCAACTACAAGAAGCGCCAAAGCCGCGACCAGGAAATGCAAGCCGCAGATATCCGCGGCCGGGTCTTCCAGCGTTTTCTGGAAGTCAGTGATGATCTGGAACTGGCGCTGAAGGCGCGCCCACAGGACGGCGAAGGCGCCGCCTGGGCGCAGGGTATCGAGCTGATCTACCAGAAGCTGATGACCTACCTGCAGGCCGAGGGTTTGACACGGGTCTACCCGCTGGGGGAAACCTTCGACCCCAACCTGCACGAAGCCCTGAGCCAGGAAGAAAACAGTGAATACCAGAGCGGCACGGTCAGCGAAGTGCTGCGCCCCGGCTACCTGCTGGGCGAGCGCGTGCTGCGCCCTGCCGTGGTGAAAGTCGCAAAATAATTCGAGGAGAGAGCAATTATGGCAAAAATCATTGGCATTGACTTGGGCACCACCAACTCGGTAGGCGCCGTGATGGAAGGCGGCGAGCCGGTGGTGATCCCCACCGCCGAAGGCGACCGGCTGGTGCCCTCGGTAGTGGCGATCAACAAGAATGGCGAACGCCTGGTGGGCCGCGCCGCCCGCAACCAAGCGGTGGTCAACCCGGAGAACACGATCTATTCGATCAAGCGTTTTATGGGCCGCAAGTACGATGACCCCGAGACCGCCAAGGCGCTGGAAGTGGTGCCCTACAAGATCGAGAAGGGCGGCAACGACGGCATTGAAGTGCAACTGGGCGGCAAGCAATACACGCCGCCAGAAGTCTCGGCGATGATCCTGGCCAAGATCAAGGCCGACGCTGAAGCCTACCTGGGCGAAACGGTGACCCAGGCCGTGATCACCGTGCCCGCCTACTTCAACGATGCCCAGCGCAACGCCACCAAGGACGCCGGCAAGATCGCTGGCCTGGAAGTGCTGCGCATCATCAACGAACCTACCGCCTCTTCCCTGGCCTATGGCCTGGACAAGAAGAAGAACGAGATCATCGCCGTCTACGACCTGGGCGGCGGCACCTTCGACATTTCGATCCTCGACGTGGGCGACGGCGTCTTCCAGGTGCGCAGCACCTCGGGCGACACTTTCCTGGGCGGCGACGATTTCGACCATCGCATCATCAACTACCTGGCGGATGAGTTCCAGAAAGAGCAGGGCATCGATCTGCGCAACGACCGCCAGTCGCTGCAGCGCCTGAAGGAAGCCGCCGAAAAGGCCAAGATCGAACTGTCCACCCTGCAGCAGACCGAGATCAACCTGCCTTATGTCACCGCAGACGCCTCCGGCCCCAAGCACCTGGTCACGCAGCTGACCCGCGCCAAGCTGGAGCAGCTGACCGGCGACCTGATCGAGCGCTCGCTGGGGCCGGTGCGCCAGGCTTTGAAGGACGCCGACCTGCAGCCCAGCGAGATCAATGAAGTGGTGCTGGTGGGCGGCATGACGCGCATGCCCGCCGTGCAGGAAGCGGTCAAGAAGCTCTTCGGCAAGGAACCGCACCGCGGCGTGAACCCGGACGAGGTCGTCGCTATCGGGGCGGCGATCCAGGCCGGCGTATTGGGCGGCGACGTCAAGGACATCCTGCTGCTGGACGTGACCCCGCTGACCCTGTCCATCGAAACCCTGGGTGGGGTGGCCACGCCGCTGATCGAGCGTAACACCACCATCCCGACCCGCAAGAGCCAGATCTTCTCCACGGCGGCGGACAACCAAAACCAGGTGGAGGTCAACGTGCTGCAGGGCGAGCGCCCCATGGCGGCGGACAACAAGTCACTGGGCAAGTTCGTGCTGGACGGCATCCCGCCCGCGCCGCGCGGCGTGCCGCAGATCGAAGTGACCTTTGACATTGACGCCAACGGCATCCTCAACGTGACCGCCGCGGATAAAGCCACCGGCAAGAGCCAGCACATCACCATCACCGCCTCCTCCGGCCTGTCGGACACCGAAGTCGAGCGTATGCGCAAAGAAGCTGAAAGCCACGCCGAAGACGACAAGAAACGCCGCGAGCTGGTGGAAGCCCGCAACAACGGCGACAGCGCGGCCTACACGGCCGAAAAGGCTGTGAAGGACCTGGGCGACAAAGTCACCGCGGAACGCAAGCAAGAGATCGAAGACGCGGTGGCCAAGGTGCGCGCCGCCCTGGCGGGTGAAGACTCGGCGGCGATCAACGCCGCCAGCGAAGCCCTGATGGAACTGGTGCAGAAACTGGGCGCTGAAGCCTACCAGCAAGCCGGCCCAGCCGCCGAGGGCGACGCCGGAACGGGCAATGGCTCCTCCGGCGAAGATGATGTGGTCGAGGGTGAGTTCAAAGAGGCAAGTGATCAGTAATCAGGAAACTGTGACAGGGCAGTGGCCACGGCCATTTACACCTGATCCCTAATTCCTGATCCCTGCGCATACCATGGCCAGACGCGACTACTACGAAACCCTCGGGGTGGCCCGGGGCGCCTCGCCGGAAGAGCTGAAATCCGCCTTCCGGCGCTTGGCGCGCCAGTACCACCCCGACGTGAACAAATCTCCGGACGCCGAAGAACGCTTTAAGGAGCTCAACGAGGCCTATGCAGTGCTGTCTGACGAGCAAAAACGGGCCGCCTACGACCGCTTCGGCCACGCCGGAGTGGACGGCATGGGCGGCATGCCGGACTTCACCAATGTGGATCTGGGCGACATCTTCGAGGAGCTGTTTGGCAGCGCATTCGGCCGCCGCTCGGCGCAGGCGCGCAACGCGCCGCGCCGCGGGGCCGACCTGCAATACAATCTGGCGCTGGAATTCGAAGAAGCCGTCTTTGGCGTAGAGAAGGAAATCGAGTTCCCGCGTGACGAGCCGTGCTCGCACTGCTCAGGCGAAGGGGCGGAGCCGGGCACCAGCAAGAGCAGCTGCGCCACCTGCGGCGGCCGCGGCGAAGTGCGCCAGAACCGCCAGACCTTCTTCGGCAACATGGTGCAGGTGACCACCTGCCCAGAGTGCCGCGGCAGCGGCGAGATCATCGCCACGCCCTGCCGTCAGTGCAGTGGGCGCGGCCTGGAACGCAAGATGATCAAGCGCAAGGTGGATATCCCCGGCGGAGTGGACAGCGGCACTCAGGTGCGCCTGAGCGCCGAGGGCCAGCCGGGCATCAACGGCGGCCCGCAGGGCGACCTGTACATTGCCATCCGCGTCAAGGACCACCAATACTTCCAGCGCCGCGAGAACGACATTCTGCTCGACCTGGACGTGAACATCGCCCAGGCCACGCTGGGCGCCGAAGTCGAAGTGCCCACCGTGGACGGGCCGGCGATCCTGAGCATCCCGGCCGGCGTGCAGCCGGGCAAGCTGCTGCGCATGCGCGGCAAAGGCGTGCCGCACCTGCGTGGCGGCGGGCGCGGCGACCAACTGGTGATGGTGGATGTGGCCATCCCCACCAAGCTGAGCGCCGAGCAGCGTGCGCTGTTTGAGCAGCTGGCCAGCACGATGGGCACCGAAGTGAAACCCAAGGAGAGCGGCGGCTGGTTGGAGAAGCTGCGCGAAGCCTTTGGCGGCTAGGGCTCAAAGCCTCCCAGGTTGGCCACCACTTCGGCCGGCTCTGGAGTTGCTGAAAGCAATGTGGCCCGACGCAGTGATGCTTGGGCCAGCGCGTAAAATGCGGTTAGAAAATACAGCCCGGCCCCCAGCAAGTAGACTGCCCGGATAGCGATCAGGTCCGCCAGCCCGGCCAGGAGCAGCCCAGCCACCATAAAGGCCAGGTTGGCCAGCATCTGGCGGGTGGCATACACCCGGCCCAGCACCTCGCCTTTGATCGTGGCCTGCAGCAGCGAATCCTGTGCCACATCGCGCAAGGCCATCGGCAGTCCGTAGAGCAGCATGACCAGCAAGGCCAGCCAAATATTGGCGGTCAGCGCGTAGATAACGGTCAAGAGCGCCATCAGCAGCGCATTGATGATGACCACCCAACCGGGTCGCTTTCCCAAACGGTTGGCAAAAGCCACTGCGATCGCGGCGCCAATGATATTGCTGCCGAAGTAGACCGCATTCTGATAGCCGAAGAATTCCTCGCCGACCTTCAAGCCTTCTATAGTAAAGGCCAGCATCAGCGCCGCCGTCCAAATCGCATGGGGCCAATGCTCCAGGAACT encodes:
- the hrcA gene encoding heat-inducible transcription repressor HrcA, coding for MKELSERQKLILGLIVQDYVEAAQPVGSKRLVDYYGLDVSSATVRNEMAELTESGFLRQPFTSAGRVPTEEGFRFFVGELMHRQELPASIKHTISHQFYQARHEVQQWMRLAASVLASQSRAAALITLPQSQQVRFKHLELILTSGRQVLMIMVLESGQVLQQMLALKESFSQERLSSIADQLNGLLRGQAVEEMTPPPEELGTLAAEVFRLVGTELLRLTNGHAGEVYHDGWTNVLSEPEFSEGDAAQRALRVLEERPLLENLLTEVMSESQIGGVQVLIGGEGRWEQLHDFSLVLARYGAPGTASGYLGVLGPIRMAYGRAVSTVDYVAGLLSEVVSGSMTSGSMSSGSMTSTKSKE
- a CDS encoding nucleotide exchange factor GrpE, translated to MEETQEQHPEQAGEEQAELTALQAQLAEAEALAAQNLEGWQRAQAEFANYKKRQSRDQEMQAADIRGRVFQRFLEVSDDLELALKARPQDGEGAAWAQGIELIYQKLMTYLQAEGLTRVYPLGETFDPNLHEALSQEENSEYQSGTVSEVLRPGYLLGERVLRPAVVKVAK
- the dnaK gene encoding molecular chaperone DnaK, which gives rise to MAKIIGIDLGTTNSVGAVMEGGEPVVIPTAEGDRLVPSVVAINKNGERLVGRAARNQAVVNPENTIYSIKRFMGRKYDDPETAKALEVVPYKIEKGGNDGIEVQLGGKQYTPPEVSAMILAKIKADAEAYLGETVTQAVITVPAYFNDAQRNATKDAGKIAGLEVLRIINEPTASSLAYGLDKKKNEIIAVYDLGGGTFDISILDVGDGVFQVRSTSGDTFLGGDDFDHRIINYLADEFQKEQGIDLRNDRQSLQRLKEAAEKAKIELSTLQQTEINLPYVTADASGPKHLVTQLTRAKLEQLTGDLIERSLGPVRQALKDADLQPSEINEVVLVGGMTRMPAVQEAVKKLFGKEPHRGVNPDEVVAIGAAIQAGVLGGDVKDILLLDVTPLTLSIETLGGVATPLIERNTTIPTRKSQIFSTAADNQNQVEVNVLQGERPMAADNKSLGKFVLDGIPPAPRGVPQIEVTFDIDANGILNVTAADKATGKSQHITITASSGLSDTEVERMRKEAESHAEDDKKRRELVEARNNGDSAAYTAEKAVKDLGDKVTAERKQEIEDAVAKVRAALAGEDSAAINAASEALMELVQKLGAEAYQQAGPAAEGDAGTGNGSSGEDDVVEGEFKEASDQ
- the dnaJ gene encoding molecular chaperone DnaJ, coding for MARRDYYETLGVARGASPEELKSAFRRLARQYHPDVNKSPDAEERFKELNEAYAVLSDEQKRAAYDRFGHAGVDGMGGMPDFTNVDLGDIFEELFGSAFGRRSAQARNAPRRGADLQYNLALEFEEAVFGVEKEIEFPRDEPCSHCSGEGAEPGTSKSSCATCGGRGEVRQNRQTFFGNMVQVTTCPECRGSGEIIATPCRQCSGRGLERKMIKRKVDIPGGVDSGTQVRLSAEGQPGINGGPQGDLYIAIRVKDHQYFQRRENDILLDLDVNIAQATLGAEVEVPTVDGPAILSIPAGVQPGKLLRMRGKGVPHLRGGGRGDQLVMVDVAIPTKLSAEQRALFEQLASTMGTEVKPKESGGWLEKLREAFGG